A genomic window from Anthocerotibacter panamensis C109 includes:
- the ilvD gene encoding dihydroxy-acid dehydratase — protein MSHPLNKYSARITQRISQPASQAMLYGTGLTQEDMSCAQVGIASMWYEGNTCNMHLLDLAAKVKEGVRAAGLVGMRFNTIGVSDGISMGTEGMNYSLQSRDLIADSIETVMAAQWYDACIALPGCDKNMPGALIAMGRLNRPSLMVYGGTIRPGFWQGEKIDIVSAFQSYGAYLNHRLDAAGLQDILKHACPGAGACGGMYTANTMASAIEALGMSLPYSSSTPALDPGKIEECLQAGAAIRLLLERDIKPSDIMTRAAFENAITVVMALGGSTNAVLHLIAMAKSVAVPLKLDDFQRISDRVPYIADLKPSGAYVMEDLHQVGGTPAVLKLLLEAGFLQGDCLTVTGKTLAQNLDSLPGLAAGQKVIVPLAQPIKASGHLRILYGNLATAGAVAKITGKEGLVFTGPARVFDSEEEALSALEEQQICKGDVVVIRYEGPKGGPGMSEMLTITAAIMGAGLGKEVALITDGRFSGGTHGFVVGHVTPEAQLGGLLALLQDGDLITIDAQQNRIFAHLDESAIAARRTLWQAPPLKATRGTLYKYIKNVSTATEGCVTDA, from the coding sequence ATGAGCCATCCTCTGAACAAGTACAGTGCCCGCATCACCCAACGGATCTCCCAGCCAGCCTCCCAGGCCATGCTGTACGGAACAGGGCTCACGCAAGAGGATATGAGCTGTGCTCAAGTCGGGATCGCCAGCATGTGGTACGAGGGGAACACCTGCAACATGCACCTACTCGATCTTGCCGCCAAAGTCAAAGAAGGGGTCCGGGCGGCGGGGCTCGTCGGGATGCGCTTCAACACCATTGGGGTCAGCGACGGTATTTCTATGGGTACCGAGGGGATGAACTACTCATTGCAATCGCGGGACCTCATCGCCGACTCCATAGAGACCGTGATGGCAGCCCAGTGGTATGACGCCTGTATCGCCCTACCGGGCTGCGACAAGAATATGCCCGGTGCCCTCATCGCTATGGGTCGCCTCAACCGCCCCAGCCTTATGGTTTACGGCGGGACGATCCGCCCCGGCTTCTGGCAGGGCGAAAAAATCGATATTGTTTCTGCTTTTCAGAGCTACGGAGCCTACCTTAATCATCGACTCGATGCTGCCGGATTGCAGGATATCCTGAAGCACGCCTGTCCAGGAGCGGGGGCTTGCGGGGGCATGTACACCGCCAACACCATGGCCTCTGCCATTGAAGCTTTGGGTATGAGCCTGCCCTACAGTTCCTCGACCCCCGCACTAGACCCAGGGAAAATCGAGGAGTGCCTCCAGGCAGGAGCAGCGATTCGGCTGTTGTTGGAGCGGGATATCAAGCCCAGCGATATCATGACCCGCGCCGCTTTTGAGAACGCCATCACGGTCGTCATGGCCCTCGGCGGTTCGACCAATGCTGTCCTCCACCTCATTGCCATGGCGAAATCCGTAGCGGTTCCGCTGAAGCTAGACGACTTCCAGCGCATCAGTGACCGTGTACCCTATATCGCTGACCTCAAGCCCAGCGGAGCCTATGTCATGGAAGACCTCCATCAGGTCGGAGGGACGCCCGCCGTCTTGAAATTGCTCTTAGAAGCTGGATTCCTCCAGGGCGACTGCCTCACCGTGACCGGCAAGACCCTGGCGCAGAACCTGGATAGTTTGCCGGGGCTGGCAGCGGGGCAAAAAGTTATCGTCCCCCTTGCCCAACCCATCAAAGCCTCGGGGCATCTGCGCATCCTCTACGGAAACCTCGCCACCGCTGGAGCTGTAGCCAAAATCACGGGCAAAGAAGGGCTTGTTTTTACAGGTCCGGCGCGGGTTTTTGACTCCGAAGAAGAAGCCCTGAGTGCTCTGGAAGAACAGCAGATCTGTAAAGGGGACGTGGTGGTCATCCGCTATGAAGGTCCCAAAGGTGGACCGGGCATGAGTGAAATGCTCACCATAACCGCAGCCATCATGGGTGCAGGACTGGGCAAAGAGGTGGCGTTGATTACAGACGGACGCTTCTCCGGCGGGACCCATGGCTTTGTAGTCGGGCATGTAACCCCTGAAGCGCAACTGGGGGGCCTTCTTGCCTTACTCCAGGATGGAGACCTCATCACCATCGACGCCCAGCAAAATCGCATTTTTGCCCATCTGGATGAGTCTGCTATCGCCGCACGACGCACCCTCTGGCAAGCTCCTCCCCTCAAAGCCACACGGGGCACCCTCTACAAATACATCAAGAATGTGAGTACGGCTACGGAGGGTTGCGTAACGGATGCGTAA
- the recO gene encoding DNA repair protein RecO, with protein MSGHYRATGINLKRQPLGEADLLVTIFTRERGIIRAVAKGAKKARSKLGGRMDLFVVNDLLLYQGRSLDVIEQGETLHSFNHLSRDLGRLGTAQYWAEGILAEGVSGQAHPELFDLFLEHLGRIEGCAPELISGQLVHGLYRLLDVSGVAPGVATCTVSGRVLHSEAAGFSITLGGLVAAEYQKEGQAVLPLTQEQVMALQWLPQPNLPPDVLQAGVWISLERCLRRYLEFYLQRSVRSAALLEVCLG; from the coding sequence ATGAGCGGTCATTACCGTGCCACTGGCATCAACCTAAAACGACAGCCCTTAGGCGAGGCCGACCTCCTGGTGACCATCTTCACCCGCGAACGGGGCATCATCCGAGCCGTAGCCAAGGGTGCCAAAAAAGCTCGCTCGAAATTGGGCGGGCGCATGGACCTCTTTGTGGTCAATGACCTCCTTCTCTACCAAGGGCGCTCCTTGGATGTCATTGAGCAGGGAGAAACGCTGCATAGCTTCAACCACCTCAGCCGCGACCTCGGTCGTCTGGGGACCGCCCAATACTGGGCCGAGGGTATCCTCGCTGAGGGCGTCAGCGGTCAAGCCCACCCAGAACTGTTCGACTTGTTCCTAGAACATCTAGGCCGGATCGAGGGCTGCGCCCCGGAACTCATCAGCGGTCAACTCGTCCATGGGCTCTATCGCTTGTTGGATGTGAGCGGCGTCGCGCCTGGAGTCGCCACCTGTACCGTCAGCGGACGGGTCCTCCACTCCGAAGCAGCAGGCTTTAGCATAACCCTGGGTGGACTGGTGGCGGCGGAATACCAAAAGGAAGGTCAGGCGGTGCTGCCTTTGACTCAAGAGCAAGTGATGGCCCTCCAGTGGTTGCCCCAACCCAACCTGCCCCCGGATGTCCTGCAAGCTGGGGTATGGATTAGCCTGGAGCGCTGTCTGCGGCGTTATCTGGAATTTTATCTACAGCGGAGTGTGCGCTCGGCGGCTCTACTGGAAGTCTGTCTGGGCTAA
- a CDS encoding nucleoside hydrolase has protein sequence MTKPLVLMDHDGGVDDYLSLMLLLTMDTLHPLGVVVTPADCYIQSAVRASRKILDLMGHTHMPVAQSTVRGLNPFPHLYRRDSCIIDHLPILNEVDTLQTALLPESGQEFMAAILLEAPRPVTLLVTGPLTTVAAALDQDPSVAHKIARIVWMGGALGVPGNVERSYEPGQDGTAEWNAYWDPLAAEQVWQTQIPIVLCPLDLTNQVPVTSHFVRQLARQRRFALSDLAGQCYALMIPQQGYFWDVLATAYLARPEIYQVQEVETVIVPHGSSQGRTLLHPGGRRIHVLAWVDIEAFQSYLLEQWASS, from the coding sequence ATGACTAAGCCTCTTGTCTTGATGGACCATGACGGCGGAGTGGACGATTACTTGTCCTTGATGTTGCTCCTGACTATGGACACCCTCCATCCGCTCGGGGTGGTCGTGACCCCTGCTGACTGCTATATCCAATCTGCGGTGCGTGCAAGCCGCAAGATCTTGGACTTGATGGGCCATACACACATGCCTGTCGCCCAGAGTACCGTGCGCGGGCTCAACCCGTTCCCCCACCTTTATCGCCGTGATTCCTGTATCATCGACCACCTGCCTATCCTCAACGAAGTGGATACGCTTCAAACTGCGCTTCTCCCTGAGAGCGGACAGGAATTTATGGCCGCTATCTTGCTCGAAGCTCCCCGACCCGTGACGCTCCTCGTGACCGGACCGCTTACCACAGTCGCTGCGGCGCTCGACCAAGACCCGAGCGTGGCCCATAAGATCGCGCGAATCGTCTGGATGGGTGGGGCGTTGGGCGTACCGGGCAATGTAGAGCGCAGTTATGAGCCCGGACAGGATGGGACGGCGGAGTGGAATGCCTATTGGGACCCGTTGGCTGCCGAGCAGGTCTGGCAGACGCAGATTCCCATCGTCCTCTGCCCGCTAGACCTCACCAATCAAGTCCCGGTCACGTCCCATTTTGTCCGGCAACTCGCGAGACAGCGGCGCTTTGCACTCAGTGACTTGGCGGGGCAGTGCTACGCTCTGATGATCCCCCAGCAGGGCTATTTCTGGGATGTGCTCGCCACAGCCTATCTCGCCCGCCCTGAGATCTATCAGGTCCAGGAAGTAGAGACAGTTATTGTCCCCCATGGCTCTAGTCAGGGACGCACGCTCCTGCATCCAGGGGGCCGCCGCATTCACGTCTTGGCGTGGGTGGATATTGAGGCGTTCCAGAGCTACTTGCTCGAGCAGTGGGCGTCGTCTTAG
- a CDS encoding 2-phosphosulfolactate phosphatase family protein → MRIFVYHTPELVPQSGLPDCAVVIDVLRATSTIATALNNGAAGVRAYADLTELQGAADTFAPGTCLKAGERGGKSVAGFEMSNSPFEYTTERVKDKWILMSTTNGTRSLTAVREAPVVVTCAFVNLGMVREFLQQSDFETVWIVGSGWEGSYSLEDTCCAGAVAWELGTAGNDEVVAARALYGHWQKDILGLLKQASHGQRLLGLGALEDLIYCSKDALPVLPRQNEAGYLVGTHL, encoded by the coding sequence ATGAGAATTTTTGTGTATCATACGCCCGAACTGGTACCGCAGTCGGGGCTCCCGGACTGTGCCGTAGTTATAGACGTGCTCCGAGCGACCTCGACGATTGCCACAGCCCTCAACAATGGGGCAGCCGGGGTCCGGGCTTATGCAGACCTCACAGAACTCCAAGGAGCAGCGGACACCTTCGCGCCGGGGACCTGCCTGAAGGCGGGCGAGCGCGGAGGCAAGAGCGTGGCTGGGTTTGAGATGAGCAACTCCCCCTTTGAATACACGACCGAGCGGGTGAAGGACAAGTGGATTCTCATGAGCACGACCAATGGTACCCGTTCTCTCACCGCCGTGCGTGAGGCTCCGGTAGTGGTCACCTGTGCTTTTGTCAATCTAGGGATGGTCCGGGAATTTTTGCAACAGTCTGACTTCGAGACCGTATGGATCGTTGGCTCGGGCTGGGAAGGGAGTTATTCCCTGGAAGATACCTGCTGCGCTGGGGCGGTCGCGTGGGAGTTGGGGACAGCAGGCAATGACGAGGTCGTTGCGGCTCGAGCGCTCTATGGACACTGGCAGAAAGATATCCTGGGTCTGCTGAAACAAGCCAGTCACGGCCAACGTCTGTTGGGCCTAGGCGCTCTGGAAGACTTAATCTATTGCAGCAAAGACGCCCTGCCGGTCCTGCCGCGCCAAAATGAAGCGGGCTATCTTGTGGGTACACACCTATGA
- a CDS encoding proline--tRNA ligase: MTRLSKSFFVTQREAPAEAVAISHKLLLRGGFIRPLGGTAGLYTYGPLMWRVLTKIERIVREELDKIDAQEMLLPQLHPAEIWQESGRWSVYLAEGLMFTLKDSAAEGAREFGLGPTHEEAVCDFVRGNLTTYRQLPFTLYQIQTKFRNERRPRFGLMRGREFIMKDAYSFHATDESLKKTYGAMYQVYSNIFSRSGLNFRPVEADSGAIGGSGSHEFMALAEIGEDTILYCDAINYAANLEKARSLPPQAVPVAHPGPLAKVATPGLKTVQEQARLLDIDVTQIVKNILYVALKAGTEFPVLVSIRGDRQVNETKLKNFLDALDVRLATDAQVLDFTGVTPGFLGPDAPFTLKTAQHITDPSAAALPYFSTGCNEQGYHWINARWGTEPGTLPLGAVVDVDTAQAGDRCHLKPDAVLESARGIELGHIFQLGTKYSRPMGVTFADEAGAAQPVIMGCYGIGVSRLPAALIEQSHDADGMIWPLAIAPYQVHLVLTNIKDHAQLQVADKLYQKLQDAGIEVLLDDRDERAGVKFKDADLIGLPYRLTLGRDLKEGIVEVRERKTGTTEKVAVEQVIEHFTRLVQTGHST; the protein is encoded by the coding sequence ATGACCCGACTCTCGAAGAGTTTTTTTGTCACGCAGCGCGAAGCCCCCGCCGAAGCAGTCGCCATCAGTCACAAGTTGCTGTTGCGCGGAGGCTTCATCCGTCCTCTGGGGGGGACAGCGGGGCTTTATACCTACGGCCCGCTGATGTGGCGGGTTTTAACTAAGATCGAACGGATTGTCCGCGAAGAATTAGACAAAATTGACGCCCAAGAAATGCTCTTGCCACAACTACATCCGGCGGAGATCTGGCAGGAATCAGGGCGTTGGTCGGTCTATTTGGCCGAGGGGCTGATGTTTACGCTCAAGGACAGTGCTGCAGAAGGAGCCCGCGAATTCGGGCTAGGGCCGACCCACGAAGAGGCAGTCTGCGACTTTGTGCGCGGCAACCTCACCACTTACCGGCAGTTGCCCTTCACGCTCTATCAGATCCAGACGAAGTTTCGTAACGAGCGCCGTCCCCGCTTCGGGCTGATGCGCGGGCGCGAATTTATCATGAAGGATGCCTATTCTTTTCATGCGACAGACGAGAGCCTGAAGAAGACCTACGGGGCTATGTATCAGGTCTACAGCAACATCTTCAGCCGCTCAGGGCTCAATTTCCGGCCTGTAGAAGCAGACTCGGGGGCGATAGGGGGCTCGGGTAGCCACGAATTCATGGCGCTTGCGGAGATTGGTGAGGACACCATCCTCTACTGCGATGCCATCAACTATGCTGCCAACCTAGAAAAAGCCCGTTCCCTGCCCCCACAAGCGGTTCCTGTCGCCCATCCTGGACCTCTGGCAAAAGTGGCGACGCCGGGGCTTAAGACTGTTCAGGAGCAGGCGCGGCTCTTGGACATCGACGTGACGCAGATCGTCAAAAACATCCTCTATGTGGCGCTTAAGGCAGGCACGGAATTCCCGGTCCTCGTCAGTATCCGGGGGGACCGTCAGGTCAATGAGACCAAGCTGAAAAATTTCCTGGACGCCTTGGATGTCCGGTTGGCGACAGATGCGCAAGTGTTGGACTTCACGGGCGTGACTCCGGGCTTCCTCGGCCCCGATGCTCCCTTTACGCTCAAGACCGCTCAACATATAACCGACCCTTCAGCAGCAGCCTTACCGTACTTCAGCACCGGCTGTAACGAACAAGGCTACCACTGGATCAACGCCCGTTGGGGCACAGAACCCGGAACGTTACCGCTCGGGGCAGTCGTCGATGTAGACACCGCCCAAGCGGGCGACCGCTGTCACCTCAAGCCGGATGCCGTGCTCGAAAGTGCACGTGGTATCGAGCTAGGTCATATCTTCCAACTCGGGACCAAGTATTCCCGGCCCATGGGCGTGACTTTTGCCGATGAAGCAGGGGCGGCACAGCCGGTGATCATGGGCTGCTATGGCATTGGCGTCTCGCGCCTGCCTGCTGCTCTGATTGAGCAGAGCCACGACGCCGATGGGATGATCTGGCCTCTTGCTATCGCACCGTACCAAGTCCATCTGGTCCTGACCAATATCAAGGACCATGCACAACTTCAAGTGGCGGACAAACTGTATCAAAAGCTTCAGGATGCTGGAATAGAAGTGCTCCTTGACGACCGCGATGAGCGGGCGGGGGTCAAGTTCAAAGACGCCGACCTGATTGGCCTCCCCTACCGCCTGACCCTGGGACGCGACCTCAAAGAAGGCATCGTCGAGGTCCGCGAGCGCAAGACGGGTACCACCGAGAAAGTAGCGGTAGAACAGGTGATAGAACACTTTACGCGTCTGGTGCAGACTGGACATTCTACCTGA
- a CDS encoding AbrB family transcriptional regulator, which translates to MMKEAALTGKELLKKVSELSPIASKKEIARASGYVARTKAGKERVNLTKFMNALLAAKGISMGGQPTATRGGRNAGYRIRVQANGNLLVGAAYTREMDLEPGTEFEIVLGRKFIKLVKVGQSDEPEEKLEEPAVK; encoded by the coding sequence ATGATGAAAGAAGCAGCACTTACCGGTAAAGAACTCCTCAAGAAAGTTTCAGAACTTTCCCCCATAGCCAGCAAAAAAGAAATTGCCCGTGCCAGCGGCTATGTCGCCAGGACCAAAGCAGGTAAAGAGCGTGTCAACCTGACAAAGTTCATGAATGCTCTACTTGCAGCCAAGGGTATTTCTATGGGTGGGCAACCCACTGCAACGCGAGGCGGAAGGAATGCAGGTTATCGCATCCGAGTCCAAGCCAACGGTAACCTCCTCGTAGGAGCTGCTTACACGCGGGAGATGGACTTAGAGCCGGGAACAGAGTTTGAGATTGTGTTAGGACGCAAATTTATCAAACTTGTCAAGGTGGGACAAAGCGATGAGCCCGAAGAAAAACTGGAAGAACCTGCTGTGAAGTAA